A section of the Thermotoga caldifontis AZM44c09 genome encodes:
- a CDS encoding ribose-phosphate pyrophosphokinase produces the protein MPFQRNDLKFFAGNSNLPLAQKVAEYLGLRLGDCQVSRFSDGEINVRINETVRGHDVFVLQSFSPPVNENIMELLVMVDAFKRASANSIAVVIPYFGYARQDRKAKGRDPITAKLVANIITVAGATRVLTIDLHAEQIQGFFDIPLDNLYSFPVFIEEITKRYGNVKNEIVVVSPDVGAVRRASKLAEKLQVPLAILDKRRPADNVAEIVNIIGDVKGKIALMFDDIIDTGGTMIQGAQALKNAGAERILACATHGVLSGNAVEKIQNSQIDEVYITDTVYHKSLPSKFHVVSIANLLGEAIMRIRKNLSVSILFK, from the coding sequence ATGCCTTTTCAACGTAACGATCTGAAGTTTTTCGCAGGAAACTCCAACCTTCCCCTCGCGCAGAAAGTTGCGGAGTATCTGGGCCTGAGACTTGGAGACTGTCAGGTATCGAGGTTTTCCGACGGCGAGATAAACGTGCGGATAAACGAAACTGTCAGGGGACACGACGTGTTCGTCCTTCAGTCTTTCTCACCACCGGTCAACGAGAACATCATGGAACTGCTGGTGATGGTGGATGCGTTCAAACGTGCGTCTGCGAACAGCATCGCCGTTGTCATACCGTACTTCGGCTACGCGCGACAGGACAGAAAAGCCAAAGGTAGAGATCCGATCACTGCAAAACTCGTGGCGAACATCATAACTGTGGCGGGTGCCACGCGCGTTTTGACGATAGACCTCCACGCCGAGCAGATACAGGGCTTCTTCGATATACCGCTCGACAACCTCTACAGCTTCCCGGTCTTCATAGAAGAGATCACGAAGAGATACGGAAACGTCAAGAACGAGATCGTAGTTGTTTCACCAGACGTTGGAGCGGTGAGGCGCGCCAGCAAACTCGCAGAAAAGCTTCAGGTACCTCTGGCGATCTTAGACAAGCGTCGACCGGCAGACAACGTTGCGGAAATCGTCAACATAATAGGAGACGTCAAGGGAAAGATCGCCTTGATGTTCGACGATATAATCGACACCGGTGGAACCATGATTCAAGGGGCACAGGCCTTGAAAAATGCCGGAGCAGAGCGTATACTTGCCTGTGCAACACACGGTGTTCTTTCGGGTAACGCCGTGGAAAAGATTCAAAACAGTCAGATAGACGAAGTCTACATAACCGATACGGTGTACCACAAGAGTCTCCCAAGCAAGTTCCATGTCGTGAGCATAGCGAACCTCTTGGGAGAAGCGATCATGCGGATCAGAAAGAACCTGTCGGTGAGTATCCTGTTCAAATGA
- the glmU gene encoding bifunctional UDP-N-acetylglucosamine diphosphorylase/glucosamine-1-phosphate N-acetyltransferase GlmU, whose protein sequence is MRTMILAAGKGVRMKSKLPKVLHPVCGRAMLLWVLETAKKLGGHVCVVLGHAAEQVRQVLPSDVEVRVQSEQLGTAHAVMCAQDFIDPNDDLMILYGDMPLIKVETLKEVLDRHKTDENDVTIVSTLMTDPTGYGRILRDPAGRFVRIVEESDATDEEKSIQEINTGVYVFRGSSLLEALPKIRPDNFKKEYYLTDAVALMNRVGIHQVRDWKQFVGVNDKVQLAFVQKIKQREILEELMLNGVTVLDPETTYVDADVEVGPDTTLYPMTFLIGKTKIGEQCVIGPMTRIENCIVGNRVRIISSDCVGATIEDDVSVGPYARLREGTVLRSNVKIGNFVEVKNSKIGSHTKAQHLAYLGDATIGENVNIGAGTITCNFDGKKKNPTFIEDEAFIGSNSSLIAPVRIGRGAVVAAGSVIDEDVPEWSLAIARCRQTNKLGWVIKKREESGDAFST, encoded by the coding sequence ATGCGTACAATGATCCTGGCTGCGGGTAAGGGAGTGAGGATGAAATCGAAACTGCCAAAAGTTCTACACCCGGTGTGCGGCAGAGCGATGCTGTTGTGGGTTCTCGAAACTGCAAAGAAATTGGGTGGACACGTCTGTGTTGTGCTGGGACACGCTGCCGAGCAAGTGAGGCAGGTTCTTCCTTCCGACGTTGAGGTTCGTGTCCAGAGTGAACAACTCGGCACCGCACACGCGGTGATGTGCGCCCAGGACTTCATAGATCCAAACGACGATCTGATGATCCTCTACGGTGATATGCCATTGATAAAGGTTGAGACTTTGAAGGAAGTTTTAGATCGACACAAAACTGATGAAAATGATGTGACAATTGTCTCAACACTGATGACGGACCCCACCGGTTATGGAAGAATACTTAGGGACCCAGCAGGAAGGTTCGTGAGGATCGTGGAAGAATCCGACGCGACTGACGAGGAAAAGTCGATACAAGAGATCAACACCGGCGTCTACGTTTTCAGAGGAAGCAGCTTGCTCGAAGCCTTACCGAAAATAAGGCCCGACAACTTCAAGAAAGAGTACTATCTAACCGACGCGGTGGCTCTGATGAACAGAGTGGGAATACATCAGGTTCGCGACTGGAAACAATTCGTTGGAGTGAACGACAAGGTGCAGCTGGCGTTCGTTCAAAAGATCAAGCAGAGGGAAATCCTCGAAGAACTCATGCTCAACGGTGTCACAGTTTTGGATCCGGAAACCACGTACGTGGATGCGGACGTGGAAGTCGGTCCCGATACCACGCTTTATCCTATGACTTTCCTGATCGGCAAAACCAAGATAGGTGAGCAGTGCGTTATAGGCCCTATGACGAGGATAGAGAACTGCATCGTGGGTAACAGAGTGCGTATAATCAGTTCGGACTGTGTTGGTGCAACGATCGAAGACGACGTGTCCGTAGGACCATACGCACGATTGAGGGAAGGTACCGTACTCAGATCGAACGTCAAGATCGGCAACTTCGTCGAAGTCAAGAATTCAAAGATAGGTTCTCACACGAAGGCACAGCATCTCGCTTACCTTGGAGATGCAACGATCGGTGAGAACGTGAACATCGGTGCAGGAACCATAACGTGCAACTTCGATGGCAAAAAGAAGAATCCAACGTTCATCGAGGATGAAGCCTTCATAGGGAGTAACAGCTCTTTGATCGCCCCTGTGAGGATTGGGAGAGGGGCCGTCGTTGCGGCAGGTTCTGTGATAGACGAGGATGTACCGGAATGGAGCCTGGCCATCGCACGTTGCAGGCAGACGAACAAGCTCGGATGGGTCATCAAAAAAAGGGAGGAGTCGGGAGATGCCTTTTCAACGTAA
- the priA gene encoding replication restart helicase PriA: protein MVYDLAISKVPLRCLYSYTSHEPLEVGERVLVDFHGRKTIGYVVRTSDRPTDHSLKEIAQRLDRASFLDQADVEAIRTISEKFFSPPGLLFDIAFPSFIDEYAETIVESLTPMLGFESLPLEEFLERYGHKTLKGYLNRGYVRLKKCFGRKMPKPRFSKWYVVVKGGLRALSHAGDETEYDVIGYLLTNNYATVEQLVESFGINPKKLKHMQQKGLIELTQFLPPNVEGSRECRKPEEALPRTDLILTGHTMEARVRRMIELIASVIDEGKAVLFLVPFSSLAYVTAGFIRRFLDVNVNVYHARMSKSQRAKVWLDAVSGAVQLVVGTRIAAFLPVKNLGLIVVEESDEDAYYQFEDPVYDAIELIETRAKLRNIPLVLASCEPRLTDFHRRERFNWFRIPTQPRESSVDIVDVRHSKSILSEELIKNVEETMREGRSIVMLVRRKGFAPYVVCFACNYVLMCPNCDVTLSFHRSENVFKCHQCGYTQKAQVECPNCGARALYPKGVGTERIEKLMKYHFPNARIVRVESEEFEPFEVQEQFAKLQAGEIDVLIGSKLVVHGFDTSRVGLISILDYDGLLNQPDYNTRLRMFHLFRKIRNYFNSARILIQTFHPQDTFLKDVFEQEVEKFYVEELKKRQEVNYPPFCDLIQVVLESDLPQTGWEIAKYCVDSLEGETVLGPVEHPIFKRSGKFRHHFLIKTNDVMRSLSKINEVLIKTGKVGWRIFVNPPKIW from the coding sequence ATGGTGTACGATCTGGCGATCTCAAAAGTTCCGCTCCGCTGCCTTTACTCTTATACGAGTCACGAACCACTCGAAGTTGGAGAACGGGTACTCGTCGACTTCCATGGAAGAAAGACAATTGGTTACGTTGTTCGAACTTCAGACCGACCCACCGATCACAGCCTCAAGGAGATCGCTCAAAGACTCGATCGGGCGAGTTTCCTGGACCAGGCCGACGTTGAGGCGATCAGAACCATTTCGGAGAAATTCTTTTCACCACCAGGTTTGCTCTTCGATATAGCCTTCCCATCCTTCATAGATGAATATGCGGAAACGATTGTGGAATCGCTCACACCCATGCTCGGCTTCGAGTCGCTCCCACTGGAGGAATTTTTGGAAAGGTACGGTCACAAAACTCTCAAAGGTTATTTGAACAGAGGTTACGTTCGATTGAAGAAGTGTTTTGGCCGCAAGATGCCGAAACCTCGCTTCTCGAAATGGTATGTGGTCGTTAAAGGTGGACTCAGAGCGTTGTCACACGCTGGCGATGAAACTGAGTACGACGTGATCGGTTATCTGTTGACCAACAACTACGCGACTGTGGAGCAACTGGTCGAATCTTTCGGTATCAACCCCAAGAAGCTCAAGCACATGCAGCAGAAAGGTCTCATCGAGTTGACACAGTTCCTACCGCCGAACGTGGAAGGCTCGCGTGAATGTAGAAAACCAGAGGAAGCGCTGCCACGAACCGACCTCATCCTGACAGGTCACACGATGGAGGCCCGCGTTCGCAGGATGATCGAACTGATCGCGAGTGTCATCGACGAGGGCAAGGCGGTGCTCTTCTTAGTCCCGTTTTCGTCCCTCGCCTACGTGACCGCAGGTTTCATAAGGAGATTCCTCGATGTGAACGTGAACGTCTATCACGCACGTATGTCGAAGTCTCAGAGGGCAAAAGTCTGGCTGGATGCGGTGAGTGGCGCGGTCCAGCTGGTCGTTGGCACGAGAATCGCGGCGTTTCTACCGGTGAAGAACCTTGGTTTGATCGTCGTTGAGGAAAGTGACGAGGATGCGTACTACCAGTTCGAAGATCCCGTGTACGACGCGATCGAACTGATCGAAACGAGAGCGAAACTGAGAAACATTCCACTCGTTCTGGCCTCGTGCGAACCGAGGCTCACCGATTTTCACAGAAGAGAGCGTTTCAACTGGTTCAGGATCCCGACTCAGCCGCGTGAATCGAGCGTCGATATCGTGGACGTCAGGCACAGCAAGTCCATCCTTTCTGAAGAACTCATCAAAAACGTTGAAGAAACGATGCGTGAAGGTCGTTCGATCGTGATGCTCGTGCGGAGAAAGGGATTCGCACCTTACGTGGTGTGTTTCGCGTGCAACTACGTGCTGATGTGCCCCAACTGCGATGTCACGCTCAGTTTCCACAGGTCGGAAAACGTCTTCAAATGCCATCAGTGCGGATACACACAAAAGGCTCAGGTTGAGTGTCCAAACTGTGGTGCCAGGGCGCTCTATCCCAAGGGTGTTGGCACAGAGAGGATCGAAAAACTGATGAAGTACCATTTTCCAAACGCGAGGATCGTGAGGGTGGAATCGGAAGAGTTTGAACCGTTCGAAGTTCAGGAACAGTTTGCCAAGCTTCAAGCTGGAGAAATCGACGTTCTCATAGGCAGCAAGCTTGTCGTCCATGGCTTCGACACGAGCAGGGTCGGTTTGATATCCATCCTCGATTATGACGGCTTGCTGAACCAGCCCGACTACAACACCAGGCTCAGGATGTTTCATCTGTTCAGAAAGATCCGTAACTACTTCAATTCAGCCAGGATCTTGATCCAGACGTTCCATCCGCAGGATACGTTCCTGAAAGATGTTTTCGAGCAGGAAGTCGAGAAGTTCTACGTGGAAGAGCTCAAGAAGAGACAGGAGGTGAACTATCCTCCGTTCTGCGATCTGATCCAGGTGGTACTCGAAAGCGATCTCCCCCAGACGGGATGGGAGATCGCAAAATACTGTGTTGATTCGCTCGAGGGTGAGACCGTGCTGGGACCTGTAGAACATCCGATATTCAAAAGATCGGGCAAATTCAGGCACCATTTTTTGATCAAGACGAACGATGTTATGAGAAGTCTGTCCAAGATCAACGAGGTCCTGATCAAAACGGGAAAGGTCGGCTGGCGTATCTTCGTTAACCCACCGAAAATCTGGTGA